In Sesamum indicum cultivar Zhongzhi No. 13 linkage group LG1, S_indicum_v1.0, whole genome shotgun sequence, the sequence GTCTTTCTAGGGAACAGGCCGGAATATACATATCAACTGTTACATTGTATGTTTTACGCTCATAATATGAAAGAAATGTTAATAGaatatgttattattgttGGGAGTTTATTTACGCAGTGAGCCcataaagaaatatgattattacagcgaaatacaaatcaatataACAACGATTACAAATTAATAGGAACAGTGAGAAAAAAcaacaatgaaaaataattttggctGAGGGAGCCGGATCCGGTGAGGAAGCTCACAGCCACAAAGGCTGGCAACCCAACCACCGGTTGCTTAAACCCACCAAGGGACAACCGCCACTAAGACACCATTGAACTACTCAGGTTTACctatctcttttattttttcctcacttatttcttcttttctttttactttccAAAAGTGGTGAATAAATAAGGAGAAACCATTGATGATGGTGTAAAAAATCGAGAAAGAGGGAAGAATACGAGGAGAGTGAATAAATGCGGCCAAGGGAAAAGAATCAGAAGGCAATTCatctaaaaatgaaaaccagGTCGGGTAATGGGTGGATCGGGTCGGTGGGTGGGGGTCAAGCCTTCCAGGTGGTGGGTTGGGCTATGGACTTGGGCCTACCAAGTTTGGTCTTGGGccaattttccaacaatcATGTATGctctgtttatttttattattaagttaaatAAGTTATCTAAACACTTCTATAAGgtgtttattttgtattatcgGGGTTCAATTTTTAAACCAAGATCGATACAAATAACTATTCCTCTTGAACAGCTCAACTCATCTTAGGGAGTTCAATTATTCAACCGAAATGGTTCAGGTAAACATACTTTTATATCTCGAAAGGTATccaattgaaatattttccagtcttgtaattttaatggACACAAAGTACTTGCATTACAAATCTATATGCTTTTCATCGTTTCAatactttaaatataatacaaagatgtatataaaataaaattatttaataggaAGTAACTACATAATTAgactttataatatattttgtattattcttGAGAAAGAATCAAGTGCActtgaaaacaaaatcaatcaaGTCTAAATTTGTCTCTCACATGAGACTGATAGTCTGCCGAATAGGTGTCCTCCTCACCAACGTCTCAGACAGTGACATGTGTTGCCTTTCTGGCAAGTATTTAATTCGTCATACATCGATtcaaaccaagaaaaataacatttttttttttttttgtatatatatgcatataaaagtaaaaggaaaaagtattattttagtccgctaagtatgcttaattttagttcgataactatgtccatttttatttaggtccagtaacttacgagattgcttacttttagtcatctgacagattttcggacaattttacccatatgcaatttttgaaaaacagtcttagtccatatgcactcataggggtaaaattgtccgaaaatctgccagaggactaaaaataagcaatttcgtaagttactggacctaaaaaatatggatataattatctgactaaaattaaaattaaatatatttagcggactaaaataatatttttccccaaAGCAAAAAGAAGTTCCAAGGAACGTACTccattgaaatataaaaacctTAGATTCATTGAGATCCACCACacttagtaaaatattattttgttttgtcttAAGTTTCTAAGGTTTTTATTATGAGGTTTCTCAGTTCTTGACCATTGAAACGTGATACGTCCACGAAACTCACCTCCCACATTCTTTTCATTAATGCTccttagttttttttttctttttgtcttttcattGTTCAATTATccatatgttaaaaaatattacgtCCCGACAGTCTGTATCCCCCAAATGCGGattttaatagtatttataCCTTAATATATAAGGGAGAtgataaaatatctaaattaaatatatatttagatgataaaataatataaatattttgatttataataaaattgacaaataaaaacaataaataatgtaggaaaaccaaaaaattgcataaaagaaaataaccaaGAGATATAGTTATGATTTTCTTGGCTATATTACCCATGttgcatattatttttttcatctgaTGAAATTTACCTTCCATCCCTCTctccccaaaaaaaataattataaaaaatcatgataaatggagaaattgaaaaaaattaatcaattaatttaaaattttaaaaataaataacatactaaaattaatattgtctatcacaattatataaaattgatagaaaaaattttactatagttaattaatatttatcatcattttactacagtaaaaatatttgttataatttttagctgTATAGTCAATATTTTAGCATCGTTTGAAGAAATAATGACGAATAGCCATTGCGcagttatgattaattaatattcaccatgattttttactttcaaCTCTGATAATTAGCTGTTGCCTAAATGCTATACGTCTTGCAGTGcgacaaaataaaatcaattttaattttcttatctacttatatatatttagtttgaaaaaaattatttttaataacaataaattttttaatttggtagtaattattattttgttaaaattatcattagcaaaaattaatgagaaaaaaattcgcaattattttgtgaaaattactCGTGTTTATCCAACATGTTTGGATTGCTAACCACACGTGACTACGTCGTGTGCCGACCACCCCTACGCTTTCCACCCCACCGCCCCCACACGGCCGCACcctcaatattattattcctTCATTTCTCCAGCCCTATAAAGGCATCCAGCTAGCCCACACTATTGAAGGAATTCTGACTTCTTCCACTCCAAGAAAATCTCACTCCCTCCACTACGTACAACACATCTGCACGGAAAACCAAGCAAGAAACAGCTCAGAGTTTTATGACATCCATAAAATCTGACTCAGAACCTTTCTTGCTTGTCTTTAATCCATCCATTTAAGCTGAAAACGCTTCTTCAGAAACTTCTATCAACTCTATACAATGGGAAGAACCAGGGTCTTCAGGCTCGGACACAGGCTGGTCAAGGTCTTCAAGTGGTGCATCCACCGCCGTACGCGGCGGAGACCCGTCTACCAGCGGCTTCAGACCCCGAGCTCCACGGCGGGACCCTTTTCGAAGCTCTCCAGATGGGTTCATTCGTTGAGATGCGGAGCTAGGAGCCTGTGCTCTGGGAAAAGAGATACGGGTTACATTCGGGCCGGGCAAGAAGTTGAGCAGCCGAAGTTACCGCCAAATGTACCGAAAGGGCACCTGGCGGTGTACGTAGGGGACAAGGAGGACGACGCGTCCCGAGTTCTGGTGCCTgttatatatttcaatcaCCCTCTATTTGCTGAGTTGCTGAGAGAGGCTGAGAAGGTTTACGGGTTCAATCAACCTGGTGGGATCCAGATTCCTTGCCGGATATCCGAGT encodes:
- the LOC105155428 gene encoding auxin-responsive protein SAUR36, which codes for MGRTRVFRLGHRLVKVFKWCIHRRTRRRPVYQRLQTPSSTAGPFSKLSRWVHSLRCGARSLCSGKRDTGYIRAGQEVEQPKLPPNVPKGHLAVYVGDKEDDASRVLVPVIYFNHPLFAELLREAEKVYGFNQPGGIQIPCRISELENVQMKIAAASGGGSWRRKRS